AGCATGGGTAAAACAATTTCTTCTAGTTCTGTGTCCTGTTCATCTAAGCTTCTCTTTTTGAATTCGATCATCAGACCGGAATTGGTGCCTTCGCATAATTTAAGTACATCCTTAAATGCCGGTATGCCAGCTTGAGAATCTTTGTACCTAACTTTTTTGAGTTCTTCGTATGTAAGGTCACTTACATCTTTATCACAATCAGTCAAACGCGCCAAGTTCAAATCATGAAATACTACCACAACTTTGTCCTTAGTCAGCTGAACATCAAGTTCGATGTTATATCCGTTTTTTACTGCTGCTTCAAATGCTTGCATGGTGTTTTCTCTTATTTCTCCGCCGTGTAAGCCTCTGTGTGCTACAAATCTTTCATACAACCATTTGTCTTTCATAGTTATTTCCTCTTTTATTCTTTTGTTATTTCTTTTATATAATCGTCAATTACTATGTTTTTACCGCCCAATACTCTTGATCTCTCTGCGACGCAAGCGTTGATATGGCTTGAAATGCTTTGGTCTATATTAGCTACATAACAACTTTCATTAGACAGCATATCAACGAATCGATTAGTTAATACAAGATCTCCATTTCCATGTCCGATCATATGGGGAAATTCTTTATTAATATCTATTGTTTGGTTTTGTCCGTCCCAGCAATTAACCTGTATAATGTTATCTCTGTCATTGGCTATTATTTCGCCCTTTGTTCCTGAAATACGCAATTCTCTAAAGCAATCTTTTGAGAAAATATTCATGTGTAATGTTGCAGTTACTTCATTTTCATATTGCATCAATACTGTTTGATGATCCACAACATTGTTGTCGCAATCCCATACGCAAATTCCATAAGGACCTGTTCTCAAACCGTTCATGATGCTTTCTTTGGATTGGTCAACGGAAACGTACTGTGCAAGCCAACCGTTGTTGTTATTTGTTGCTTGATTGATATAAACATTAATCGCATTATATTCGCAAGTATCCAAATAGGGACAACCATCAGTACATCTGTGAGTTGCGCCTTGAGGCTTGAACTTTTTGTTGAAATATTTTAAGCTGCCTATAGAAGACAAACTTATACAACGTTTATCAAGCAAATAATTGATCATGTCAAGGTCATGACAGCATTTTGCAAGAATCATCGGACTAGAAGTGTTGCTGTTGTTCCAATTTCCTCTTACAAATGAATGCGCATAATGCCAAAAACCTACATTTTCTGTCTGTGACATGTCAATAATATCACCTATTTTTCCGCTAGTGATTATGTTCTTAATGGTATCATAAAAAGGAGCGTACCGTAAGACATGCGCTACTATTACCTTTTTGTTAAGTTCATTTGCTTTTTTAGCAATTTTCAAGCATTCTACGGGATTAGGACTAATAGGCTTTTCTAA
The DNA window shown above is from Clostridia bacterium and carries:
- a CDS encoding glycerophosphodiester phosphodiesterase family protein, with amino-acid sequence MKDKWLYERFVAHRGLHGGEIRENTMQAFEAAVKNGYNIELDVQLTKDKVVVVFHDLNLARLTDCDKDVSDLTYEELKKVRYKDSQAGIPAFKDVLKLCEGTNSGLMIEFKKRSLDEQDTELEEIVLPMLKSYKGNFIVKSFNPFSVDFFRTHAPEFTRGFLSDALTIEDYPEAARQMVLELTSDTEKKVDFIDFGVNRLDASEFLKGIEGKMPLIVWTVRSQEVYDKIKNRVNNIIFENFIPKQ
- a CDS encoding Gfo/Idh/MocA family oxidoreductase, which gives rise to MVTIAILGLGARGGYIYANCLKNNDKAKVVAICDINKEKVAKLKEFFNLTDDQCFVDQDELLKLKRADGIIIANDDDDHYYSVMKALDLGYDVLLEKPISPNPVECLKIAKKANELNKKVIVAHVLRYAPFYDTIKNIITSGKIGDIIDMSQTENVGFWHYAHSFVRGNWNNSNTSSPMILAKCCHDLDMINYLLDKRCISLSSIGSLKYFNKKFKPQGATHRCTDGCPYLDTCEYNAINVYINQATNNNNGWLAQYVSVDQSKESIMNGLRTGPYGICVWDCDNNVVDHQTVLMQYENEVTATLHMNIFSKDCFRELRISGTKGEIIANDRDNIIQVNCWDGQNQTIDINKEFPHMIGHGNGDLVLTNRFVDMLSNESCYVANIDQSISSHINACVAERSRVLGGKNIVIDDYIKEITKE